In Polyangia bacterium, one genomic interval encodes:
- a CDS encoding pyridoxal-phosphate dependent enzyme produces MSATTTVPVHLPHQPSAAVALDDAAIAAAAARIARVFRPTPLHAAPGRDAFLKLENLQVTGAYKVRGAFNAVAARWERGQRQPLLCASAGNHGLGVAWAARHFGLPATIIVPAGAAAAKVRGCQALGAQVIVGGDSVESCLSRAEALASSSGAGLLHPFDDLDVIAGQATVAVELLSFAPDVVLVPIGGGGLAAGVAAVCKRRGVRVVGVQVTGLEAFRRAWLGQTGPSSSALLSATLADGLRVARPGRLTVPLCAASLDDVVLVDEEQIAATMASLALNEKIIAEGAGAVAVAALPQVAGRRKVAIVSGGNVDAAVLAKVAARAAA; encoded by the coding sequence ATGTCCGCAACCACGACCGTGCCTGTTCACCTCCCGCATCAACCGTCCGCTGCCGTCGCCCTGGACGACGCCGCCATCGCCGCGGCGGCGGCGCGCATCGCCCGCGTGTTCAGGCCGACGCCGCTTCACGCGGCGCCCGGGCGCGACGCGTTCCTGAAGCTGGAGAACCTGCAGGTCACCGGCGCCTACAAGGTTCGCGGCGCCTTCAACGCGGTGGCGGCGCGCTGGGAGCGGGGACAGCGGCAGCCGCTGCTGTGCGCGTCGGCGGGCAACCACGGCCTGGGCGTGGCGTGGGCCGCTAGACACTTTGGTCTGCCAGCGACGATCATCGTGCCGGCCGGCGCGGCGGCGGCCAAGGTGCGCGGCTGCCAGGCACTGGGCGCGCAGGTGATCGTGGGCGGCGACAGCGTGGAATCGTGCCTGTCCCGGGCAGAGGCGCTGGCGTCGTCGTCGGGGGCGGGCTTATTGCACCCCTTCGATGATCTCGACGTGATCGCTGGACAAGCGACGGTCGCCGTCGAGCTGCTGTCATTCGCTCCCGATGTGGTGCTGGTTCCCATCGGCGGCGGCGGACTGGCGGCGGGCGTGGCCGCGGTGTGCAAGCGGCGAGGCGTGCGGGTGGTCGGCGTTCAGGTGACCGGGCTGGAGGCGTTTCGCCGCGCCTGGCTGGGACAGACCGGCCCTTCGTCGTCGGCGCTTTTATCGGCGACGCTGGCTGACGGCCTGCGCGTGGCGCGGCCGGGGCGGCTGACGGTGCCGCTGTGCGCGGCCAGCCTGGATGACGTCGTGCTGGTCGATGAGGAACAGATCGCCGCCACCATGGCGTCGCTGGCCTTGAATGAAAAGATCATCGCCGAGGGCGCGGGCGCGGTCGCGGTGGCGGCGCTGCCGCAGGTGGCGGGCCGGCGCAAGGTGGCGATCGTCTCGGGCGGCAACGTCGATGCCGCGGTGCTGGCAAAAGTGGCGGCGCGCGCCGCCGCCTGA
- a CDS encoding multiheme c-type cytochrome, translated as MAVVARPPLGACAFCLMFGVALFGACSRANKSGGAGPSPRGVNAAASSNAPFAPGADLAFFYTAGVRGAVSPPTSPPNAPGGLARRATLVDQARLDAKAVVEVDAGDFLPATDDPALATPGAFERRARLILDAYQRMDVDAVTLGERELGVDSATLRKWLGDTKLPVVLANVSGSDGKPLFAGTRVFQAADHKIGVFGVVELGPDGAALAQRMKFTVGDPVAAAQAAVRDLRAAGVELVVGLVHAAGGADRARAIAAAAPGIDLLVPAHAEPTVAGGPVAHDPKPPLLLVAGAGGTRIGRIDLRPAPSDPLHFRFDDRLQILFPTVRKQFAVQLLITADTTPVLGLTNPASDKKHPDAKPQREVFEVWSYASTRACAMCHPAQAQQWNLTDHANAMATLKKKGRERDPACVGCHSFAFMQPGGTANMNTLAYNFGDVGCEACHGPSAAHVRSIKKKEGTSLHVDPLICLGCHTPDQSQGPFDYAIALKEVLGPGHGPTQPGGSIGR; from the coding sequence ATGGCTGTTGTTGCAAGGCCACCCCTCGGTGCGTGCGCCTTCTGTTTGATGTTCGGGGTGGCGCTGTTCGGCGCTTGTTCGCGCGCGAACAAATCCGGCGGCGCCGGTCCGTCGCCGAGGGGGGTGAACGCGGCGGCCAGCTCCAACGCGCCGTTCGCGCCCGGCGCTGACCTGGCCTTCTTCTATACGGCCGGCGTGCGGGGTGCGGTGTCACCGCCGACGTCGCCGCCCAACGCGCCGGGCGGGCTGGCCCGGCGGGCGACGCTGGTCGATCAGGCGCGCCTCGACGCCAAGGCGGTGGTCGAGGTGGACGCCGGCGATTTCCTGCCCGCCACCGATGATCCGGCGCTCGCCACGCCGGGCGCTTTCGAACGCCGGGCGCGGCTGATCCTGGACGCCTACCAGCGCATGGACGTCGACGCCGTGACGCTGGGCGAGCGGGAGCTGGGCGTCGACAGCGCGACGCTGCGGAAGTGGCTGGGCGACACAAAGTTGCCGGTGGTGCTGGCCAACGTCAGCGGCAGCGACGGAAAACCGCTGTTCGCCGGCACGCGCGTGTTCCAGGCGGCGGACCACAAGATCGGCGTCTTCGGCGTGGTCGAGCTTGGACCCGACGGCGCGGCGCTGGCGCAGCGAATGAAGTTCACCGTCGGCGATCCGGTGGCCGCCGCCCAGGCGGCGGTGCGCGATCTGCGCGCGGCCGGCGTCGAGCTGGTGGTGGGCCTGGTGCATGCGGCCGGCGGCGCCGACCGGGCGCGCGCCATCGCCGCCGCCGCGCCCGGGATCGATCTGCTGGTCCCGGCCCATGCCGAGCCGACGGTCGCCGGCGGTCCGGTGGCGCACGATCCCAAGCCGCCGCTTTTGCTGGTGGCCGGCGCGGGCGGCACCCGGATCGGGCGCATCGACCTGCGCCCCGCGCCCAGCGACCCGCTGCATTTTCGCTTCGACGATCGCCTGCAGATTCTTTTTCCGACCGTGCGCAAACAGTTCGCCGTTCAGTTGCTGATCACCGCCGACACCACCCCGGTGCTGGGCTTGACCAATCCCGCGTCGGACAAGAAACACCCCGACGCCAAGCCGCAGCGAGAGGTCTTCGAGGTGTGGAGCTATGCCAGCACCCGGGCCTGCGCCATGTGCCACCCGGCGCAAGCCCAGCAGTGGAACCTGACCGACCACGCGAACGCCATGGCCACGCTGAAAAAGAAAGGGCGCGAGCGCGATCCGGCCTGCGTGGGCTGCCACAGCTTTGCCTTCATGCAACCGGGCGGCACCGCCAACATGAACACGCTGGCCTACAACTTTGGCGACGTCGGCTGCGAGGCGTGCCACGGGCCCAGCGCGGCGCACGTGCGGTCGATAAAAAAGAAAGAAGGGACGTCGCTGCACGTCGATCCGCTGATCTGCCTGGGTTGCCACACGCCTGATCAAAGCCAGGGGCCGTTCGACTACGCGATTGCCCTCAAAGAGGTGCTTGGTCCCGGGCACGGGCCCACCCAGCCGGGCGGTTCGATCGGGAGGTGA
- a CDS encoding FAD-dependent oxidoreductase: MASKKSSPQVEVPITRREVLKGAAALAAAGAGTALGCDAGSGGDLPTGGVGVGDNLSTAGRVAIVGGGAGGIAAAYFLSGTVGVDIFEARGQIGGHCESHTISYQGQPITVDLGAQFFHPDTHPIYVALLEELGLYDPDHPDTDQTIEAPGSLCIYPVAGGAPTFSSTHPLSTPFVAIDFAVYSQFARQAVLTNMPYEVTVDDWIRSLPVTQSFKNTILYPWITSLIGCSRANALRASARSILQTFALAFPANIFQGATTYNSAIGLQGNLQRMLDRAPGAQVFVNAPAQALSFDAASGWFVTTPAGRQGPYRAVVLNAPPLTGRELLRPLSAYADVTALLDVYEYFQSRLLIHTDPTYVQRDRSNWAAYNAGVDGLECEGSAWLGAFHEKLPTGGTVDVFKSWAERRHADPTEILLQRTFQHPLISKSTIAAARGLRPLQGRNGLYFSGQYTTGMDLQEAAVYSAMKVAAALAPASPTLASLNARLTASGHTGISYDL; encoded by the coding sequence ATGGCTAGCAAAAAGTCGTCTCCTCAGGTTGAAGTTCCGATCACCCGCCGCGAAGTCCTGAAGGGGGCGGCCGCTCTGGCGGCGGCCGGGGCGGGGACGGCGCTGGGTTGCGACGCGGGTTCGGGCGGCGATCTGCCCACCGGCGGCGTCGGCGTGGGTGACAACCTGTCGACGGCCGGCCGGGTGGCCATCGTCGGCGGCGGGGCGGGCGGCATCGCGGCGGCGTATTTTCTGTCCGGCACCGTCGGCGTCGACATCTTCGAAGCGCGGGGACAGATCGGCGGCCACTGCGAATCGCACACCATCAGCTATCAGGGACAGCCGATCACTGTCGATCTGGGCGCGCAGTTCTTTCACCCCGACACCCATCCCATCTACGTGGCGCTGCTGGAAGAGCTGGGCCTTTACGACCCCGATCATCCCGACACCGACCAGACCATCGAGGCGCCCGGCAGCCTGTGCATCTATCCGGTCGCCGGCGGGGCGCCGACATTTTCGTCGACGCACCCGCTGTCCACGCCGTTCGTGGCCATCGACTTCGCCGTCTATTCGCAGTTCGCCCGGCAGGCGGTGTTGACGAACATGCCGTACGAGGTGACGGTGGATGACTGGATCCGCAGCCTGCCGGTGACCCAGTCGTTCAAGAACACCATCCTTTATCCGTGGATCACCTCGCTGATCGGTTGCAGCCGGGCCAATGCGTTGCGGGCGTCGGCGCGGTCGATCCTGCAGACGTTCGCCCTGGCCTTCCCGGCGAACATCTTCCAGGGCGCCACCACGTACAACTCGGCCATTGGACTGCAAGGCAATTTGCAGCGGATGCTGGATCGGGCGCCGGGCGCGCAGGTGTTCGTCAACGCGCCAGCGCAGGCGCTGTCGTTCGACGCCGCCAGCGGTTGGTTCGTGACCACGCCGGCCGGCCGGCAGGGGCCGTACCGGGCGGTCGTGCTGAACGCGCCGCCGCTGACCGGACGCGAGCTTTTGCGCCCGCTGTCGGCCTACGCCGACGTGACGGCGCTGCTGGACGTTTACGAATATTTCCAATCGCGTTTGCTGATTCACACCGACCCGACGTACGTCCAGCGCGACCGCAGCAACTGGGCTGCCTACAACGCCGGCGTCGACGGTCTGGAATGCGAGGGCAGCGCCTGGCTGGGCGCCTTCCACGAAAAGCTGCCGACCGGTGGGACCGTCGACGTTTTCAAGTCGTGGGCCGAACGCCGCCACGCCGATCCCACGGAGATCTTGCTGCAGCGGACCTTCCAGCACCCGCTGATCAGCAAGTCCACCATCGCGGCGGCGCGGGGCCTGCGTCCGCTGCAGGGACGCAACGGTCTTTACTTCAGCGGCCAGTACACCACCGGCATGGACCTGCAAGAAGCAGCGGTGTATTCGGCGATGAAGGTGGCGGCGGCGCTGGCGCCGGCCAGCCCGACGCTGGCATCGCTGAACGCCCGGCTGACGGCCAGCGGGCACACCGGCATCTCGTACGACCTCTGA
- a CDS encoding alginate lyase family protein gives MSLKPGSRFAVCAALAFAVGCGSSGGTAGSGGADGSSQTGSGGNGAVTGSGGTPEQTGGSDGSGGNPGDDGGSGGGVATGGAGGGGNDGGSGGSGSGGAAGGFTLPAGMPATVHMDGAALAMVQKTLAGGSGGSAAQKAALANLVAAAQAALKAGTWTVTSKAAAYVINNDPHLYVSWGPYLWPPDANPPNGLGTLAKCPYVNHDGVRNPTVDMITDRHGLHAGSEAIWQLALAWYLTGDPSYADQAELTARTWYLNAATSMKPEMTYAQRPGPCGNGTAAGIIEASGGFMIDALDGLSILALDTRANGWTAADQTGLKAWMTQFLNWLQTSALGKSEGGGANNHGTWYDALTAGIDLYLGDRAGATAIANASKQKRIDPQIMADGSMPQELARTTSWHYTGYNSAAFCHLAETAKRAGVDLWGYQSVAGGSIVKAINFMIPTATTNNPPGPWAPYNDITKPFDKDYQADAYYLVQAAAQYGNSAPAKAVIATSPIPIEVPGHNCAGTNYPVGSAFCAVSKGSGAYVDLQPAGTPAVDMWPLIPVCRLQVN, from the coding sequence GTGTCTTTGAAACCAGGGTCGCGGTTCGCGGTTTGCGCCGCGCTGGCGTTCGCGGTCGGCTGCGGCTCCAGCGGTGGCACGGCCGGTTCGGGCGGGGCCGACGGCTCCAGCCAGACCGGCAGTGGTGGCAACGGCGCCGTCACGGGCAGCGGCGGGACACCTGAACAAACCGGCGGCAGCGACGGCAGCGGTGGCAACCCGGGCGACGACGGCGGCAGCGGCGGCGGGGTCGCGACCGGTGGGGCGGGTGGCGGCGGCAACGACGGCGGCAGCGGCGGCAGCGGCAGCGGTGGTGCCGCGGGCGGGTTCACGTTGCCGGCCGGTATGCCGGCCACGGTGCACATGGACGGTGCGGCGCTGGCCATGGTGCAGAAGACGCTGGCCGGCGGCAGCGGCGGCAGCGCCGCGCAGAAGGCCGCCCTGGCCAATCTGGTGGCAGCGGCGCAAGCGGCGCTGAAGGCGGGAACCTGGACGGTGACCAGCAAGGCCGCAGCCTACGTCATCAACAACGATCCGCATCTGTACGTCAGCTGGGGGCCGTATCTGTGGCCGCCGGACGCCAACCCGCCCAATGGCCTCGGCACGCTGGCCAAGTGTCCTTACGTGAACCACGACGGCGTTCGCAACCCCACCGTGGACATGATCACCGATCGCCACGGACTGCACGCCGGCTCGGAAGCGATCTGGCAGCTGGCGCTGGCCTGGTACCTGACCGGCGATCCCTCCTACGCCGATCAGGCCGAGCTGACTGCGCGCACCTGGTACCTGAACGCGGCCACGTCGATGAAGCCTGAGATGACCTACGCGCAGCGCCCAGGGCCCTGTGGCAACGGCACCGCCGCCGGCATCATCGAGGCGTCGGGTGGATTCATGATCGATGCGCTGGATGGACTTTCCATTTTGGCGCTGGACACGCGCGCGAACGGCTGGACGGCGGCCGACCAGACCGGCCTCAAGGCGTGGATGACCCAGTTTTTGAACTGGCTGCAGACCAGCGCGCTGGGCAAGTCCGAGGGCGGTGGCGCCAATAACCACGGCACCTGGTACGACGCGCTGACGGCGGGGATCGATCTTTATCTCGGCGACCGTGCGGGCGCGACGGCCATCGCCAACGCGTCCAAGCAGAAGCGCATCGACCCGCAGATCATGGCCGACGGCAGCATGCCGCAAGAGCTGGCGCGCACGACGTCATGGCACTACACCGGTTACAACAGCGCGGCCTTTTGCCACCTGGCGGAGACGGCCAAGCGCGCCGGCGTCGATCTGTGGGGCTATCAATCGGTCGCCGGCGGATCGATCGTCAAGGCGATCAATTTCATGATTCCAACGGCCACCACCAACAACCCGCCCGGCCCGTGGGCGCCGTACAACGACATCACCAAGCCGTTCGACAAGGACTACCAGGCGGACGCTTATTATCTGGTACAAGCGGCCGCTCAATACGGCAACAGCGCGCCGGCGAAAGCAGTGATCGCCACGAGCCCGATCCCGATCGAGGTGCCAGGTCACAACTGCGCGGGAACCAACTATCCGGTCGGCTCGGCTTTCTGCGCGGTCAGCAAAGGCTCTGGTGCCTACGTCGATCTGCAGCCGGCGGGAACGCCCGCCGTCGACATGTGGCCGCTGATTCCGGTCTGTCGCCTGCAAGTGAACTGA
- a CDS encoding NAD(P)-dependent oxidoreductase → MGGDLASLADMLKVVKGVDAVVALGGFPEEAPWPTILHANIIGAYNLYEAARRNGVRRVVFASSNHATGFYSRNRKIDHQVYPRPDSRYGLSKVFGEQAGFLYAEKYGLEVFCMRIGNVTPSPVDRRRLSNWLSPRDFAQLVRIGIERRTSTSRSSTACRATTAVSMTMPTPPGWGSRPRTTARSTPRRS, encoded by the coding sequence GTGGGTGGCGATCTGGCGTCGCTGGCAGATATGTTGAAAGTGGTCAAAGGTGTCGACGCGGTGGTGGCGCTGGGCGGGTTCCCCGAAGAAGCGCCGTGGCCGACCATCCTGCACGCCAACATCATTGGGGCTTACAACCTGTACGAGGCGGCGCGGCGCAACGGTGTGCGCCGGGTGGTGTTCGCGTCCAGCAACCATGCCACCGGGTTTTACTCACGCAATCGGAAGATCGACCACCAGGTCTATCCGCGACCGGATTCGCGTTACGGATTGTCGAAGGTGTTCGGCGAGCAGGCCGGCTTTCTGTACGCGGAGAAATACGGCTTGGAAGTGTTCTGTATGCGCATCGGCAACGTCACGCCGAGCCCGGTGGACAGGCGCCGGCTGTCCAACTGGCTGAGTCCGCGCGATTTTGCCCAGCTGGTGCGCATCGGCATCGAACGGCGGACATCCACTTCGAGATCGTCTACGGCGTGTCGGGCAACGACCGCAGTTTCTATGACAATGCCAACGCCGCCCGGCTGGGGTTCGCGCCCCAGGACAACAGCGAGATCTACGCCGCGGAGATCGTGA